The proteins below are encoded in one region of Longimicrobium sp.:
- a CDS encoding protease complex subunit PrcB family protein, with the protein MKGKLCSMIAGFVLLAGCAETTSADPLLDRAPDAQRVEVRRLEFLPVSFSGIGTVERVVIRSETEWPAFWTRLWGGDRRPRPAVDFDREMVVAATMGGRPTGGFWIQVDSAVVSSAAVDVFVTEQSPGRSCGTTQAFVYPADAVAIPASSQPVRFHEAKVTRECSP; encoded by the coding sequence ATGAAGGGAAAGCTGTGTTCGATGATCGCGGGCTTCGTTCTGCTCGCGGGCTGCGCCGAAACGACGTCCGCGGATCCGCTCCTGGACCGGGCGCCCGACGCGCAGCGGGTGGAGGTGCGCCGCCTGGAATTCCTGCCCGTCAGCTTCAGCGGAATCGGGACGGTGGAGCGGGTGGTGATCCGCTCCGAAACGGAGTGGCCAGCCTTCTGGACGCGGCTGTGGGGCGGTGACCGCCGCCCGCGCCCCGCGGTGGACTTCGACCGCGAGATGGTGGTGGCCGCCACGATGGGCGGGCGTCCCACCGGCGGCTTCTGGATCCAGGTGGACAGCGCGGTGGTGAGCTCGGCCGCGGTGGACGTCTTCGTGACGGAGCAATCGCCCGGACGGTCGTGCGGCACCACGCAGGCGTTCGTCTATCCCGCCGACGCGGTCGCGATCCCTGCCAGCTCGCAGCCGGTGCGGTTCCACGAAGCAAAGGTCACGAGGGAGTGCAGTCCGTAG
- a CDS encoding AbrB/MazE/SpoVT family DNA-binding domain-containing protein produces MAQSESIKVGKRGAIVLPAALRRQYGLEEGATLIAEPTEEGIMLKPAVVLPFERYTLQRKAEFLLNNAIGADEYRWAAAEVRRMGLDPDGIPHEQPLS; encoded by the coding sequence GTGGCACAGTCGGAATCCATCAAGGTAGGCAAGCGAGGCGCGATCGTGCTTCCGGCCGCGCTTCGCCGCCAGTACGGCCTCGAAGAAGGCGCCACCCTCATTGCCGAGCCCACAGAGGAGGGCATCATGCTCAAGCCAGCCGTGGTTCTCCCGTTCGAGCGGTACACGCTCCAGCGCAAGGCCGAGTTCCTGCTCAACAACGCCATCGGGGCCGACGAGTACCGTTGGGCCGCCGCCGAGGTGCGCCGCATGGGGCTGGACCCCGACGGCATTCCGCACGAGCAGCCGCTTTCCTGA
- the lysA gene encoding diaminopimelate decarboxylase, which produces MVAEAFPRVDGVLHCENVPMQELVARWGTPLYVYSQNAIRERFRELNDALSPVPHLIAYSVKANGNLGVLRTLAAMGAGADIVSGGELHRALLAGIPPERIVFSGVGKTVIELAAALSAGIYAFNVESEGELCALSDLACAMGTRAPVALRVNPDIDTPTPHAYTRTGHAATKFGIAAARARTLYSIAAKMPGVRVRGIDVHIGSQILEVGPFRQALDYVLDLAHELKREEVELEFLDLGGGLGISYEGGPRISAAEWADEIVPAVAATGLKLVVEPGRFLVGESGALLTRVLYVKEGGGKRFVITDAGMNDLLRPSHYSGWHAVEPVEPHGRARGHVDVVGPICETGDFLALDREMEVPKPGELLAIMTVGAYGFSMSSQYNQRPRPAEVMVDGADATLVRRRETVDDLVAAEMDL; this is translated from the coding sequence ATGGTGGCCGAAGCATTCCCTCGCGTGGACGGGGTGCTGCACTGCGAGAACGTTCCCATGCAGGAGCTGGTGGCCCGCTGGGGGACGCCGCTGTACGTGTACAGCCAGAACGCCATCCGCGAACGCTTTCGCGAGCTGAACGATGCGCTGTCGCCGGTGCCCCACCTGATCGCCTACTCGGTGAAGGCCAACGGCAACCTCGGCGTGCTCCGCACCCTCGCCGCCATGGGCGCCGGCGCCGACATCGTTTCCGGCGGCGAGCTTCACCGGGCGCTGCTGGCGGGCATTCCCCCGGAGCGCATCGTCTTCAGCGGGGTGGGGAAGACGGTGATCGAACTGGCGGCCGCGCTCTCCGCCGGCATCTACGCCTTCAACGTGGAGAGCGAGGGCGAGCTCTGCGCCCTTTCGGACCTGGCGTGTGCCATGGGCACCCGTGCGCCCGTGGCGCTGCGCGTAAACCCCGACATCGACACCCCCACGCCGCACGCGTACACCCGCACCGGCCACGCGGCGACCAAGTTCGGCATCGCCGCGGCGCGGGCGCGCACGCTGTACAGCATCGCCGCCAAGATGCCCGGCGTGCGGGTGCGCGGAATCGACGTGCACATCGGCTCGCAGATCCTGGAGGTGGGCCCCTTCCGCCAGGCGCTGGACTACGTGCTGGACCTGGCGCACGAGCTGAAGCGCGAAGAGGTTGAGCTGGAGTTTCTGGACCTGGGCGGCGGACTGGGGATCAGCTACGAGGGCGGGCCGCGCATCTCCGCCGCGGAGTGGGCCGACGAGATCGTTCCCGCCGTCGCCGCGACCGGGCTGAAGCTGGTGGTGGAGCCCGGGCGGTTCCTCGTGGGCGAATCGGGCGCGCTGCTGACGCGGGTACTGTACGTCAAGGAAGGGGGCGGCAAGCGCTTCGTGATCACCGACGCCGGGATGAACGACCTGCTGCGCCCCAGCCACTACTCGGGATGGCACGCCGTGGAGCCGGTGGAGCCGCACGGCCGCGCCCGGGGCCACGTGGACGTGGTGGGCCCCATCTGCGAAACCGGCGACTTCCTGGCGCTGGACCGCGAGATGGAGGTGCCAAAGCCCGGCGAGCTGCTCGCGATCATGACCGTGGGCGCGTACGGATTCTCCATGTCCAGCCAGTACAACCAGCGCCCGCGCCCCGCCGAGGTCATGGTGGACGGGGCCGACGCCACGCTCGTCCGGCGCCGCGAAACGGTAGACGACCTGGTCGCGGCCGAGATGGACCTCTGA